Proteins from one Ramlibacter sp. PS4R-6 genomic window:
- a CDS encoding glycosyltransferase family 4 protein yields the protein MPEAAVAQVRWRVAFVNTHPIQYFAPLYAHLQSHAGLDVTALYLSDFSLRGGHDKGFGRAVAWDIDLLAGYKPEFMGQRASRRQLGGYFSMVAPELWGAIRRGNFDAVVIHGHNFAAHQVALAACLASATPVLHRSETHLGLRRPRWKEAIRRPLLSRWYRAFDGFLAIGSANARYYRSMGIPAERIHRVPYAVDNERFMAAARQSGESRARVRERLGLQGSAPAILSAAKFEPRKRPDELLEAFRRLQQEGVEAQLVLAGSGQMEPQLKAMVARHGIRNVSFPGFINQAELPQVYAACDVFVLPSDNEPWGLAVNEAMCAGLPVIVSGEIGCAEDLVAGGGNGATFPAGDIAALAGALRPLLVDEGARRQASRASALRIGAWGYAQCAEGLREAIGAARAHRGFA from the coding sequence ATGCCTGAGGCAGCCGTGGCGCAGGTTCGCTGGCGGGTGGCGTTCGTCAACACGCACCCCATCCAGTACTTCGCGCCCCTGTACGCGCACCTGCAGTCGCATGCCGGGCTGGACGTGACCGCCCTGTACCTGTCGGACTTTTCGTTGCGCGGCGGTCACGACAAGGGCTTCGGCCGGGCGGTGGCGTGGGACATCGACCTGCTGGCGGGCTATAAGCCGGAGTTCATGGGCCAGCGCGCATCGCGCCGCCAGCTGGGCGGCTACTTCTCCATGGTTGCTCCCGAGCTCTGGGGCGCGATCCGCCGCGGCAACTTCGACGCGGTCGTCATCCATGGCCACAATTTCGCCGCGCACCAAGTCGCGCTGGCCGCCTGCCTGGCCAGCGCTACCCCCGTCCTGCACCGCAGCGAGACGCACCTGGGACTGCGCCGGCCGCGATGGAAGGAAGCCATCCGCCGGCCCCTGCTTTCCCGCTGGTACCGGGCCTTCGACGGTTTCCTCGCGATCGGTTCGGCCAACGCCCGCTACTACCGAAGCATGGGCATCCCCGCCGAGCGCATCCACCGCGTGCCGTATGCGGTGGACAACGAGCGCTTCATGGCGGCGGCGCGGCAGTCGGGCGAGTCGCGCGCGCGGGTGCGCGAGCGGCTCGGGTTGCAAGGCAGCGCGCCTGCGATCCTCTCGGCCGCCAAGTTCGAGCCGCGAAAGCGGCCCGACGAACTGCTGGAAGCATTCCGGCGGCTGCAGCAGGAAGGGGTCGAAGCGCAACTCGTGCTCGCCGGTTCCGGCCAGATGGAGCCGCAACTCAAGGCCATGGTCGCGCGGCACGGCATTCGCAATGTGAGCTTTCCCGGCTTCATCAACCAGGCCGAATTACCGCAGGTGTACGCCGCCTGCGACGTTTTCGTGCTGCCCTCGGATAACGAGCCATGGGGGCTGGCCGTGAACGAGGCGATGTGCGCGGGCCTGCCTGTCATCGTGTCCGGGGAGATCGGCTGCGCGGAAGACCTCGTGGCGGGCGGAGGAAACGGCGCGACCTTTCCCGCTGGCGACATCGCTGCGCTTGCCGGCGCCCTGCGGCCGCTGCTGGTCGACGAGGGCGCGCGCCGGCAAGCGAGCCGGGCCAGTGCGCTGCGCATCGGGGCGTGGGGCTATGCCCAGTGTGCCGAGGGCCTGCGCGAGGCCATCGGCGCGGCCCGCGCGCACCGCGGGTTCGCCTGA